Proteins encoded together in one Candidatus Binataceae bacterium window:
- a CDS encoding TadE/TadG family type IV pilus assembly protein, translating to MLSSNKLCRRPRRGQSTVELALAAPVLILLLVVGGDFSRLFFTNIDLNQAARAGAQYGSQTVITAADSTGIKNAVTTAGSSISGLAVTTSQCTCAASSTVAACGSGYNCANDTSATYVTVKASATYTTITQYPGMPASVPLSATAIMAVQQ from the coding sequence ATGCTCTCTTCGAATAAGCTGTGCCGACGGCCGCGTCGCGGTCAGAGCACGGTCGAACTCGCGCTGGCCGCGCCGGTGCTGATTCTGCTGCTGGTTGTGGGCGGTGACTTCTCACGGCTGTTCTTCACGAACATCGATCTCAATCAGGCGGCGCGGGCGGGTGCGCAGTACGGCTCGCAGACCGTAATTACCGCGGCCGATAGCACCGGGATCAAGAACGCGGTGACGACGGCCGGCTCGTCGATCAGCGGTCTTGCCGTCACTACGAGCCAATGCACCTGCGCGGCATCGTCGACGGTTGCCGCCTGCGGCAGCGGCTACAACTGCGCCAATGATACCTCGGCGACCTACGTCACGGTAAAGGCCTCGGCTACCTACACAACCATCACCCAATATCCGGGGATGCCGGCGTCGGTCCCGCTGAGCGCAACGGCGATCATGGCGGTGCAGCAATGA
- a CDS encoding efflux RND transporter permease subunit produces the protein MNLAGIFIRRPVMTTLVSLAIIIFGIAAYRFLPVSDLPNVDFPTILVSVSLPGASPETMASSIATPLERQFSTIAGLAQMSSSSTMGGTNITLQFDLTRDLDAAAQDVQSKITAAQALLPPGMPSPPSYQKVNPADKAILYIGLSSPTLPLSSVDEYAETTLGERISMISGVAQVQVYGSQKYAVRVQLNPLAMASRGVGINDVVSAIQSANVELPVGTLYGSNEAFTVQANGQLTDAAAYNPLIVAYRNGMPVRLDQVGRALDSVQVDKVAGWVKGQRAIVLAVQRQPGTNTVEVVDNIKRLLPVIRAEIPAAITMTILYDRSQSIRASVDDVEFTLLLTVFLVVMVIFIFLRNLSATIIPSLALPMAIIGTFAVMWALDYSLDNLSLLAITLSVGFVVDDAIVMLENIVRHMEMGKGVIEAALDGSGEIAFTILSMTLSLAAVFIPVLFLGGIIGRLLHEFAVTIAAAILVSGFVSLTLTPMLCSRFLRLPSREGHGYLYNLTERGFDRLLQGYRGSLGWVMRHRRFTMLVLLLTVAGTVWGFYVIPKGFLPSEDSSQILMFTRATEGISYDAMVTHQEVLNAMVARDPNVLTFFSNVGSSGPSGTLNSGIIFAHLVPPSQRKLTADQIVGEWMGKFNSIPGLMVFAQNPPPIQIGGRFTENQYQLTLGGTNTQELYKYADLLLNRLRGLADLRGVTSDLEIKSPQAYVDIDRDKAASLGLSAQAIEQALSLAYGSSQISTIYTPSDEYWVIAELEPQYQADPSALNLLYVRSSTNQLVPLNTVAKITRTLGPLSVNHSGQLPSVTISFDIAPGVSLGKALGEVRVAAGNLLPATITYDFSGTAQAFQNSLGNLGALLIMAILVIYLVLGVLYESFIHPLTILSGLPAAGFGALLSLMLFGLELDLLAFVGIIMLVGLVKKNAIMMIDFALDAERTEGISAADAIFEGCMVRFRPIMMTTMAAFMGTLPIAIGVGAGADERRALGIAVVGGLVFSQLLTLYITPVVYTYMDRLQNWLRASPRTPARVVEPPPTTAPAEPPRRRAASSR, from the coding sequence ATGAATCTCGCGGGAATCTTTATCCGACGGCCAGTGATGACCACCTTGGTCTCGCTGGCGATTATCATCTTTGGAATCGCCGCCTACCGCTTCCTGCCGGTCAGCGATCTTCCCAACGTCGATTTCCCCACCATTCTGGTCAGCGTGAGCCTGCCCGGCGCCAGTCCGGAGACGATGGCTTCTTCGATCGCGACTCCGCTGGAACGTCAGTTCTCGACCATCGCCGGACTCGCGCAGATGAGTTCGTCGAGCACGATGGGCGGAACCAATATCACGCTGCAATTCGATCTTACCCGCGACCTCGACGCCGCCGCGCAGGACGTGCAGTCAAAGATTACCGCGGCGCAGGCGCTGTTACCGCCAGGGATGCCGAGCCCGCCCTCCTATCAGAAGGTCAATCCGGCCGACAAGGCGATCCTGTATATCGGCTTGAGCTCCCCCACCCTGCCGCTGTCGAGCGTGGACGAATACGCCGAAACCACGCTCGGCGAGCGTATCTCGATGATCAGCGGGGTCGCGCAGGTCCAAGTCTATGGTTCGCAGAAATACGCTGTCCGCGTACAGCTCAATCCGCTCGCGATGGCGTCGCGCGGGGTCGGCATCAACGACGTCGTCAGCGCGATTCAAAGCGCCAATGTCGAGCTGCCGGTCGGTACGCTCTACGGCAGCAATGAAGCGTTCACCGTCCAGGCCAACGGCCAGCTCACCGACGCCGCCGCCTATAACCCGCTGATCGTCGCCTATCGCAACGGGATGCCGGTGCGACTTGACCAGGTCGGTCGCGCCCTCGACAGCGTGCAGGTCGACAAGGTCGCCGGCTGGGTCAAGGGTCAGCGCGCGATCGTGCTCGCGGTCCAGCGCCAGCCCGGCACCAACACCGTCGAGGTGGTCGATAACATCAAGCGGCTGCTGCCGGTCATCCGCGCCGAGATTCCGGCCGCGATCACGATGACCATCCTCTATGATCGCTCGCAATCGATCCGCGCCTCGGTTGATGACGTCGAGTTCACACTGCTGCTGACTGTCTTCCTGGTCGTGATGGTCATCTTCATCTTCCTGCGCAACCTCTCCGCCACGATCATCCCCAGCCTGGCCCTGCCGATGGCGATCATCGGCACCTTCGCCGTGATGTGGGCGCTCGACTACAGCCTCGACAATCTCTCGTTGCTGGCTATCACACTGTCGGTCGGCTTCGTCGTCGATGACGCGATCGTGATGCTCGAGAATATCGTGCGCCATATGGAGATGGGCAAGGGCGTGATCGAGGCGGCGCTCGACGGCTCGGGCGAGATTGCCTTCACCATCCTCTCGATGACGTTGTCGCTCGCCGCGGTATTTATACCGGTACTCTTTCTCGGCGGCATCATCGGCCGTCTGCTGCACGAATTCGCCGTGACGATCGCGGCGGCCATCCTGGTCTCCGGTTTCGTCTCGCTGACCTTGACGCCGATGCTCTGCAGCCGCTTTCTGCGCCTGCCGTCACGCGAAGGACATGGCTACCTCTACAACCTCACCGAGCGCGGCTTCGACCGGCTGCTGCAGGGTTATCGCGGCAGCCTCGGCTGGGTGATGCGGCATCGGCGCTTCACGATGCTCGTGCTGTTGCTCACGGTTGCCGGCACCGTTTGGGGCTTCTATGTGATTCCCAAGGGTTTCCTGCCGTCGGAGGATTCAAGCCAGATTCTGATGTTCACGCGCGCCACTGAAGGCATCTCCTACGACGCCATGGTCACGCATCAGGAGGTGCTCAATGCGATGGTCGCGCGCGACCCCAATGTCCTGACATTTTTCTCGAACGTCGGCTCCTCGGGGCCTAGCGGCACGCTCAATTCCGGCATCATCTTCGCCCATCTGGTGCCGCCGTCGCAGCGTAAACTGACCGCCGATCAGATCGTCGGCGAATGGATGGGCAAGTTCAATTCGATTCCCGGCCTGATGGTGTTCGCACAGAATCCGCCGCCGATTCAGATTGGCGGCCGCTTCACCGAAAACCAGTATCAGTTGACCCTCGGCGGCACCAATACTCAGGAGCTTTACAAGTACGCCGACCTGCTCCTGAACCGCTTGCGCGGGTTGGCGGATCTGCGCGGCGTCACCAGCGATCTGGAAATCAAGAGCCCGCAGGCTTATGTCGATATTGATCGCGACAAGGCCGCCTCGCTGGGACTCTCGGCGCAGGCGATCGAGCAGGCGCTGTCGCTGGCCTATGGCTCGTCACAGATCTCGACGATCTACACGCCGAGTGACGAATACTGGGTGATAGCGGAGCTCGAACCGCAATATCAGGCCGATCCGTCGGCCTTGAACCTGCTCTACGTGCGCTCGTCGACCAACCAGCTCGTGCCGCTCAATACGGTCGCGAAAATTACGCGCACGCTCGGTCCGCTCTCGGTCAATCATTCCGGCCAGTTGCCGTCAGTCACGATCTCGTTCGATATCGCGCCGGGCGTTTCACTCGGCAAGGCCTTGGGCGAGGTCCGCGTGGCGGCCGGCAACCTGCTACCGGCGACGATCACGTACGATTTTTCCGGCACCGCGCAGGCGTTTCAAAACTCGCTCGGAAATCTCGGGGCACTGCTGATCATGGCGATCCTGGTGATCTATCTGGTGCTCGGCGTGCTCTATGAAAGCTTCATCCATCCGCTGACGATTCTTTCGGGATTGCCGGCGGCCGGCTTCGGCGCGCTGCTCAGCCTGATGCTCTTCGGCCTCGAACTCGATCTGCTCGCCTTTGTCGGCATCATCATGCTGGTCGGGCTGGTTAAGAAGAATGCGATTATGATGATCGATTTCGCGCTGGATGCGGAGCGGACCGAGGGCATCAGCGCCGCGGATGCGATTTTCGAGGGCTGCATGGTGCGCTTTCGTCCCATCATGATGACCACGATGGCCGCCTTCATGGGCACCCTGCCGATCGCGATCGGAGTCGGTGCCGGGGCCGATGAGCGCCGCGCTCTCGGCATCGCCGTGGTCGGCGGCCTGGTCTTCTCGCAACTGCTTACGCTCTACATTACGCCGGTCGTCTATACCTATATGGATCGCCTGCAGAATTGGCTGCGCGCCAGCCCGCGCACGCCGGCGCGGGTCGTTGAACCGCCGCCCACGACGGCGCCCGCCGAGCCGCCCCGCCGTCGCGCCGCATCTTCCCGTTAG
- a CDS encoding glucose 1-dehydrogenase — protein MDRLKGKVALISGGARGQGAAEARRFAAEGAKVVIGDVRDDLTKQTADAINTKQANAVRAVHLDVTRAADWRAAVEVCEREFGGLDILVNNAGIANMKGLEQTSEEEWDAVVNVNQKGVWLGMKAAIPAMRKRGGGSIINISSIFGLIGSAGSTAYHGTKGAVRLLTKAAAVQYGPEKIRVNSIHPGLIHTPMVEEALPNRADLQPLLDLTPMKRGAQPEEVAAAVLFLASDDASYVTGAELAVDGGYSAA, from the coding sequence ATGGACAGACTCAAAGGTAAAGTGGCGCTGATTTCGGGCGGGGCGCGCGGCCAGGGCGCGGCCGAGGCGCGGCGTTTCGCCGCTGAAGGAGCGAAGGTCGTGATCGGCGACGTCCGCGACGACTTGACCAAACAGACCGCCGACGCCATCAATACGAAGCAGGCGAACGCCGTCCGTGCGGTTCATCTCGACGTTACCCGCGCCGCCGACTGGCGCGCCGCGGTCGAAGTCTGCGAGCGCGAATTCGGCGGGCTCGACATCCTGGTCAACAATGCCGGCATCGCCAATATGAAGGGCCTCGAGCAGACCTCGGAGGAAGAATGGGACGCCGTGGTCAACGTCAACCAGAAAGGCGTCTGGCTCGGCATGAAGGCGGCGATTCCCGCGATGCGCAAGCGGGGCGGCGGCTCGATCATTAATATTTCATCGATCTTCGGCTTGATTGGCTCCGCGGGATCGACGGCTTATCACGGCACCAAGGGCGCGGTGCGGCTCTTGACCAAGGCGGCGGCGGTGCAATACGGACCGGAGAAAATCCGCGTCAATTCGATCCATCCAGGATTGATTCACACGCCGATGGTCGAGGAGGCCTTGCCCAACCGGGCCGACCTGCAGCCACTACTCGATTTGACGCCGATGAAGCGCGGCGCACAACCGGAAGAGGTCGCGGCGGCGGTGCTGTTCCTCGCCAGCGACGACGCGTCGTATGTCACCGGAGCCGAGTTGGCGGTAGACGGCGGCTACTCGGCCGCCTAG
- a CDS encoding TadE/TadG family type IV pilus assembly protein, whose amino-acid sequence MKPSDMLKANDLRVGQVVAIVAIVMPALIMLSGMAIDYGVAYVERTALSKAVDSAALESMRNLGEGNTVAQQVATDAFNANVQVLGTYSTAPTFSFSTNVDAAGNTTATITGTVYFKPLFLRIIPGFPASVPIVVTGSATRQPLYMAVVLDQSTSMNYNGGAAALPSAVTNFVNQFDDSQDHVSVVSFSTVNTVGVQMSNSPPFKSKIRSYVNSMPFNGYTFSQTGLDNGLSQINSVSLPANAAKVMVFFTDGWPNMIQDGLNCQQGSNVRTTVNFSECDAGDDALGICRNPYPLTIFSTTGGSNVSPCSSSYNPAKSWMSFYSHQSNSYVTIGATNQSQSLISNESFYRAEASATTALNQSVQIYSIGMGSAITTQPQAQQFLQEVANDPSSPTFNASLPQGEALFAPTAAQLNGVFQQIASKVLLRLSQ is encoded by the coding sequence ATGAAGCCTTCCGATATGCTTAAAGCCAATGATCTCAGGGTCGGTCAGGTAGTCGCGATCGTAGCCATCGTGATGCCCGCCCTCATCATGCTCTCGGGAATGGCTATTGACTATGGGGTAGCGTATGTCGAGCGTACGGCGCTGTCAAAAGCGGTGGATTCGGCGGCACTCGAAAGCATGCGAAACTTAGGTGAGGGAAACACGGTCGCACAACAGGTTGCGACGGACGCTTTCAATGCCAATGTCCAGGTGCTTGGCACTTACAGCACAGCGCCGACTTTCAGCTTCAGCACAAACGTAGATGCCGCCGGGAACACCACCGCCACGATCACCGGCACCGTCTATTTCAAGCCCTTGTTTTTGCGGATTATTCCAGGGTTCCCAGCGAGTGTACCTATCGTGGTGACCGGCTCGGCGACCCGTCAGCCGCTTTATATGGCGGTGGTTCTGGACCAATCCACTTCGATGAATTACAACGGTGGCGCTGCCGCCCTTCCTTCGGCTGTGACCAACTTCGTTAATCAGTTCGACGATAGTCAAGACCACGTCTCTGTGGTCAGCTTTTCGACCGTGAACACGGTCGGCGTTCAGATGAGCAATTCTCCGCCTTTTAAGAGCAAGATTCGGAGTTACGTCAACAGCATGCCTTTCAACGGTTACACTTTTTCCCAGACTGGACTCGATAACGGCCTGAGTCAAATCAATAGCGTGTCGCTGCCTGCTAACGCGGCCAAGGTTATGGTGTTTTTCACCGACGGCTGGCCCAACATGATCCAGGACGGCCTTAACTGTCAGCAGGGTTCAAACGTTCGAACCACTGTCAATTTTTCCGAATGTGACGCTGGGGATGATGCGCTCGGGATATGCCGTAACCCATACCCACTCACCATCTTTAGCACCACCGGAGGATCGAATGTCAGCCCGTGTTCAAGTTCGTACAATCCTGCAAAGAGTTGGATGTCGTTTTATTCGCATCAATCGAATAGTTACGTCACGATAGGAGCTACCAACCAGTCGCAGTCGCTGATTTCGAACGAGTCCTTCTATCGAGCGGAGGCGTCGGCGACGACGGCTTTGAATCAGAGCGTGCAAATTTATTCTATCGGGATGGGTTCCGCGATCACTACTCAGCCGCAGGCCCAGCAGTTCCTTCAGGAAGTTGCGAATGACCCCAGCAGCCCCACGTTTAATGCGAGCTTACCGCAGGGTGAGGCGCTGTTCGCTCCGACCGCCGCGCAACTTAACGGCGTCTTTCAGCAGATCGCGTCGAAGGTGCTGTTGCGGCTCTCGCAATAG
- a CDS encoding efflux RND transporter periplasmic adaptor subunit, whose protein sequence is MQSRLGTLCVFALAAALIPTGCAKRDDARMARMPAVAVLAAKATRRTVPNQLDEIGRVEAFAMIGVKSRVEGNLVAIHFKEGDLVAPGQLLFSLDPRPGRAALDQAAANLAKDEAQARLAVTDEQRYAYLLKEGVGSVEQYDQAHATAGEMNASIAADRAAIETAQLNLRYAEIRSPIDGYTGNLQSHIGDLIKPDTDNPLVTITKVQPIYVDFSIAEHELPAVRVAMAARQLEVDAALPNSAQATEHGVLSFVNNTVDTTTGTILLKGLFQNENRRLWPGTFVNVSLTLNQIPDAIVIPSTALQTSQQGTFVFVVGKDMKVQMRPVVTGAKIDDDTVIQRGLEAGETVVTDGQLSLVPGAAVTLKQAL, encoded by the coding sequence GTGCAATCTCGCCTCGGAACGCTCTGCGTATTTGCCTTGGCCGCCGCTCTGATCCCGACCGGATGCGCTAAGCGCGATGACGCCCGCATGGCGCGGATGCCCGCGGTCGCGGTCCTCGCCGCCAAGGCCACGCGCCGAACCGTGCCCAATCAACTGGACGAAATCGGCCGGGTCGAAGCCTTCGCCATGATCGGCGTCAAATCACGCGTTGAGGGCAATCTGGTCGCGATCCACTTTAAGGAAGGTGACCTCGTCGCGCCGGGTCAGCTACTGTTCAGCCTCGACCCGCGGCCGGGGCGCGCCGCATTGGACCAGGCCGCGGCTAATCTGGCTAAGGATGAGGCGCAAGCGCGACTGGCGGTCACTGACGAGCAGCGCTATGCCTACCTGCTGAAGGAGGGCGTCGGCTCAGTTGAGCAATACGATCAGGCGCACGCCACCGCCGGTGAGATGAACGCCAGCATCGCGGCCGATCGCGCGGCCATCGAAACCGCGCAGCTCAATCTGCGATATGCTGAGATTCGCTCGCCGATCGACGGCTATACCGGCAATCTCCAGTCTCATATCGGCGACTTGATCAAGCCTGACACCGATAATCCCTTGGTTACCATCACAAAGGTTCAGCCGATTTACGTCGATTTTTCGATCGCCGAGCATGAGCTGCCCGCGGTGCGGGTCGCGATGGCCGCGCGTCAGCTCGAAGTCGATGCGGCGCTTCCCAACTCGGCACAGGCGACGGAACATGGCGTCCTGAGTTTCGTCAACAACACGGTTGATACAACGACTGGCACAATCCTGCTCAAGGGGCTGTTCCAGAATGAAAACCGGCGACTGTGGCCAGGGACTTTCGTCAACGTCAGCCTCACGCTTAACCAGATTCCCGATGCGATCGTAATTCCCTCCACGGCGCTCCAGACCAGTCAACAGGGCACCTTTGTTTTTGTTGTCGGCAAAGATATGAAGGTGCAGATGCGACCGGTGGTGACGGGCGCTAAAATCGACGACGACACCGTAATCCAACGCGGCCTCGAGGCCGGAGAGACCGTGGTTACTGACGGGCAGTTGAGCCTCGTCCCTGGCGCCGCGGTAACGCTCAAGCAGGCGCTGTGA
- a CDS encoding sigma 54-interacting transcriptional regulator: MINSKSTPFARVALRGEVPRELVWFLPMVNLNPFGAGGLDADFVAAFARRARGGWSLSLRTGAAATTTDHGFVCDNAYVASAFLLSRALNLHEPFLTASEESFATIRKAVALAPSTVNVLIEGETGAGKRSLAELLHRACHGCGELARVDCAVPSEVARELATLAHQRSAGGEAAERVVLLDRLDELRLADQLALAGAIGGRRRAVRYFATSKIAIAQAVERGVFSSELAGRFGATLKLPPIHRRRADLTTLARHFLRNANPLLEFDDGALAALRAHRFGGNVRELENLTTRLEIYESGDGARIISAARVSSLLAGAVSVLAAAAKAPPTRISARDKPRARLRLVASDGRSMGRATGV; the protein is encoded by the coding sequence TTGATTAATTCCAAATCGACGCCGTTCGCCCGTGTCGCGTTGCGCGGCGAAGTGCCGCGCGAACTGGTCTGGTTCCTGCCGATGGTCAACCTCAATCCGTTTGGCGCGGGCGGTCTCGACGCGGATTTCGTCGCGGCGTTTGCCCGCCGCGCGCGCGGCGGATGGTCGCTGAGCCTGCGCACCGGCGCCGCCGCGACGACCACCGACCATGGCTTCGTCTGCGATAATGCATACGTCGCCTCGGCTTTTTTGCTCTCCCGCGCCCTGAATCTGCACGAACCTTTTCTGACCGCCAGCGAGGAAAGCTTTGCGACGATTCGCAAGGCGGTCGCGCTCGCGCCCAGCACGGTCAACGTCCTGATCGAGGGGGAGACCGGGGCCGGCAAACGCTCGCTGGCGGAATTGCTCCATCGCGCGTGTCACGGATGCGGCGAGCTCGCACGCGTCGACTGTGCCGTGCCCTCGGAGGTCGCGCGCGAGCTCGCGACGCTTGCTCATCAGCGCAGCGCGGGAGGCGAAGCCGCGGAGCGCGTGGTGCTGCTCGATCGCCTCGATGAACTACGCCTGGCGGATCAACTAGCGCTGGCGGGCGCGATCGGCGGACGGCGGCGGGCGGTGCGTTACTTCGCGACCTCGAAGATCGCAATCGCGCAGGCCGTCGAGCGCGGCGTCTTCTCGTCCGAACTTGCCGGCCGTTTTGGGGCGACGCTGAAACTGCCGCCGATCCATCGTCGGCGCGCGGACCTCACGACGCTCGCGCGCCACTTTTTGCGCAATGCCAATCCCTTGCTCGAATTCGATGATGGCGCGCTCGCCGCCCTGCGCGCCCATCGCTTTGGCGGCAATGTTCGCGAGCTGGAGAACCTGACGACGCGGCTGGAGATTTATGAGTCCGGGGATGGCGCGCGGATCATCAGCGCCGCGCGAGTCTCGAGCCTGCTTGCTGGTGCGGTTTCCGTACTTGCCGCCGCCGCCAAGGCGCCGCCTACTCGAATATCAGCGCGGGATAAGCCGCGCGCCCGTCTGCGGTTGGTGGCGTCCGACGGCCGCTCGATGGGGCGCGCAACGGGAGTTTGA
- a CDS encoding TadE/TadG family type IV pilus assembly protein, which translates to MLTRPYIHNLPRKNPSTARPGQAAVEMAIVAPILLLLVLATVDFARALNDLQVMADLTRQGSSMASRGTTLSTATNALVQGSAPLNLASSGEIIITAISRVNNTDQITGQVSQGVLTKASKIGIGVGSIATVPSAIDDIFKNNSNETVYATEVYYSFAPITPLASLWNIVIPNNFYQIAYF; encoded by the coding sequence ATGCTGACAAGACCCTATATCCATAATCTCCCGAGAAAAAATCCCTCGACAGCGAGACCCGGCCAGGCTGCAGTGGAAATGGCAATTGTCGCGCCGATTTTACTACTTTTAGTGCTGGCTACTGTGGACTTCGCTCGCGCGCTCAACGACCTGCAGGTTATGGCTGATCTAACGCGCCAAGGGTCGAGTATGGCGTCGCGCGGAACCACACTGTCCACTGCAACCAATGCGCTGGTTCAGGGCTCTGCCCCTTTGAATCTCGCGTCCTCCGGCGAAATCATCATCACGGCGATCTCTCGCGTCAACAACACTGACCAGATTACCGGCCAGGTCAGTCAGGGCGTCCTCACGAAGGCGAGTAAAATCGGCATCGGGGTCGGCAGCATCGCCACGGTGCCTTCCGCGATCGACGATATTTTTAAGAACAACTCCAACGAAACAGTATATGCGACCGAAGTTTATTACTCGTTCGCGCCAATCACGCCGTTGGCCTCGTTGTGGAATATAGTCATTCCCAACAACTTCTATCAAATAGCGTATTTTTAA
- a CDS encoding TadE/TadG family type IV pilus assembly protein: MPRSMKDPCSKLRRCRNGAGLIHLAPRAQAAAGQSSVEFIGAAFVLFFLICLAMDFGRMFFVQANVQQAVQEGARYASIGTHESGTDPNTGQPYSRIQSINNTIQQDAVGAEAMGVVIPPAQISSALGGTGSAGGPQDIETVAVTVSLALWTPVVAQLFSGGNYTFTASATIKNEPFPPGQTK; the protein is encoded by the coding sequence ATGCCCCGGTCGATGAAAGATCCCTGCTCAAAACTACGACGCTGCCGAAATGGTGCGGGCTTAATTCATCTCGCGCCTCGCGCGCAGGCCGCCGCCGGCCAAAGTTCGGTCGAGTTCATCGGGGCCGCATTCGTCCTGTTCTTCCTAATTTGTCTCGCAATGGATTTCGGCCGCATGTTTTTCGTTCAGGCGAATGTGCAGCAAGCCGTTCAGGAAGGCGCCCGCTACGCCTCTATCGGCACGCACGAGTCCGGCACCGATCCAAATACGGGACAACCCTATTCGCGAATTCAATCGATCAATAACACGATTCAGCAGGACGCGGTCGGCGCCGAGGCGATGGGCGTCGTTATCCCTCCCGCCCAGATCTCAAGTGCGCTCGGTGGAACCGGCAGCGCCGGCGGTCCGCAAGATATCGAGACTGTCGCCGTGACCGTGAGTTTGGCGTTGTGGACGCCCGTCGTCGCTCAATTGTTTAGCGGCGGCAACTACACTTTCACAGCCAGCGCCACGATCAAGAATGAACCCTTTCCTCCGGGTCAAACCAAGTGA
- a CDS encoding TadE family protein: MRSRGARRRRRISAGQSMTEFAMLATSFLLLMFAVMQYALATFAYNSVAEAASEGVRYAAVHSPTSPNPATTAQIQAVAAAAAPSLTPASVTVTASYVADPTESTHNDAKVVVSYPYTLAIPFISSISLTFTSTAQMIVSQ, translated from the coding sequence ATGAGATCGCGTGGCGCGCGCCGCCGTCGGCGAATTTCGGCAGGCCAGTCGATGACCGAGTTCGCGATGCTGGCGACGAGTTTTCTGCTTCTGATGTTCGCCGTCATGCAATATGCCCTCGCGACCTTCGCCTACAACTCCGTGGCCGAGGCCGCCAGCGAGGGCGTCCGCTATGCTGCGGTCCACAGTCCAACCAGTCCTAATCCGGCGACGACCGCGCAGATTCAGGCGGTGGCGGCTGCGGCGGCGCCGAGCCTTACCCCAGCCAGCGTTACGGTCACGGCGAGCTATGTCGCCGATCCCACCGAGTCCACCCACAACGACGCCAAAGTGGTGGTCTCCTATCCCTACACGCTAGCGATTCCCTTCATCTCATCGATTAGCCTGACTTTCACGAGCACCGCGCAGATGATTGTCTCGCAGTAG
- a CDS encoding pilus assembly protein TadG-related protein, protein MHRAALLRRGQVAVLAAIAMVALMGLAALTTDVGMLWTTRRQAQTAADGAAVAASRALAEGASVTTAAAAVATLDGFTNGAKGVTVTVNNPPLSGAYAGNSGYVETIVQQAAPTYFMKVLGYNTVNVSARAVGGAINSPACVYALDPSGSGAFAVTGAPLVTSSCGILVDSSSSSALTLIGSGAIRAGSVGVAGNYTLTGSGQITPTPVTGVAPAPDPLAGLSPPAVGGCTQTNYRVSGSTSPPPLSPGVYCNGISIRGGPTVTFNSGTYVLLGGGLSVTGSSTLSGTGVTFYLTGNSTYPYNGISLSGNATSNFSAPTSGPLAGILFYQDRTVPVGSSASTITGNSSSSFDGTLYFPTTAVTYSGNSSASGYTILAAYDVAISGSTSTTLGTNYSSLAGGSPIKSNALFE, encoded by the coding sequence TTGCACCGAGCCGCACTGCTGCGGCGCGGTCAGGTCGCCGTGCTCGCAGCGATCGCGATGGTCGCGCTGATGGGACTGGCGGCGCTGACTACCGACGTCGGGATGCTGTGGACGACGCGCCGGCAAGCCCAGACCGCCGCCGACGGCGCGGCGGTCGCAGCCTCACGGGCGTTGGCCGAAGGGGCGAGCGTCACGACGGCGGCCGCGGCGGTCGCCACGCTCGACGGCTTCACCAACGGCGCCAAAGGGGTCACGGTTACGGTGAACAATCCGCCGCTGAGCGGCGCGTACGCGGGCAATTCAGGTTATGTCGAGACCATCGTGCAACAGGCAGCGCCGACTTATTTTATGAAGGTGCTTGGCTACAATACGGTTAACGTGAGCGCGCGGGCGGTCGGCGGCGCGATTAATAGTCCTGCTTGTGTTTACGCCCTCGATCCTTCGGGTTCGGGCGCGTTCGCCGTGACCGGCGCTCCCCTGGTGACCAGTAGCTGCGGGATCCTGGTCGATTCGAGCAGTTCTTCAGCCCTGACGCTGATCGGCAGTGGCGCCATCAGGGCGGGGAGCGTAGGCGTCGCCGGCAACTATACCCTGACCGGATCGGGCCAAATTACGCCGACGCCGGTTACCGGGGTCGCGCCGGCGCCCGATCCGCTTGCTGGTCTGTCACCGCCTGCGGTCGGCGGTTGTACGCAGACCAATTATAGAGTTAGCGGAAGCACAAGCCCCCCACCGCTCTCGCCGGGCGTCTACTGCAACGGCATCTCGATCAGAGGCGGCCCAACCGTGACTTTCAACAGCGGGACCTACGTCCTGCTGGGCGGCGGCCTTAGCGTCACCGGTTCGAGTACGCTCTCTGGCACAGGGGTAACTTTTTATCTGACCGGGAACTCGACCTATCCGTACAATGGGATCAGTCTATCGGGCAACGCGACGTCGAATTTCAGCGCCCCGACCTCGGGTCCTCTGGCGGGCATCCTCTTCTATCAGGACCGCACGGTGCCCGTTGGCTCGAGCGCGAGCACGATCACCGGCAACAGCTCTTCGTCCTTTGACGGCACCCTTTATTTTCCGACCACCGCGGTCACCTACAGCGGCAACAGCAGCGCCTCAGGCTACACGATTCTCGCGGCCTACGACGTCGCTATCAGCGGCAGCACCAGTACCACGCTTGGAACCAACTACAGTTCATTGGCGGGTGGCTCGCCGATTAAATCGAATGCTCTCTTCGAATAA